Part of the Salmo salar chromosome ssa10, Ssal_v3.1, whole genome shotgun sequence genome is shown below.
CAACGGTTATCTCAAACAGTCAAATGCTTacatggtactgtatggtatttACTTTTATCAAGTCTAAATACAGTACTTTACACAACCTTATGAGCTTTCACACAAAAGTATGTGCATGTGCTTCCCTCAAGTATTCAATGCTATACACTCCTATGTTATACTCTCGTATGTATACAGGGGAAGTTCCTATCATGCTGATCTTAAAATAATTCTGATTAaccatttataatttttttatttgatatttGATGGACTGGATAATGTAATGTATGAGGACTCAGCTGTTTTTAAATGCTCTTGTTATGagattatacagtatgttatgtaCTTCTGTTTTGAACCCTTTCATGCTAACTTTTACCGGGCTCCCATTTAAATGAACTTAATTTCTACCTCTCAAATCCTGATTTCTTTGTCAATATTACTGACTGTATAGAAGATAGCAGCACTTCAAAAAGCCCACTTGGAACTGGTGAATGATTTGCTGTACACAGAAAGCCGTATGTGAAGCACTGGTCCCAATTCGCTCCCTTCCCCTTCCTGTAGCCCTTTGATGTTGGCAGATCTCTAAGGTGGAAGCAATATAATGGAAGCTTCACCTTTTACACTGCTTATACCtgtccagacccttcagatccgCAAACGCTAAAGGGTCATGGCTGAGGGGAAAGGCTAGGGAGGGAACTGGGACCAGCTTAGTCGACGACATATGTGAAGGGACCTGTATTTTCCCATACCACACAACTCCAACCATCATAGGGAGTAGGaggaagttgcccctagacgctgACCTTGGGACAGTTTTGCACTTCCCCCACTATTGGTTTAGTGtataaaggggggaggggggcagatcctagatctgtaccttggggaaacttcaccccggaGCCCACCTTTTTAGTGAAGCAGACGTATGGGTTGTAGTTAATCATTTCTTGTCCCACAAGCCACGACACATCCACACTGGCAGACAGTAGCAACCTGCACGTCATTGCTATTAAAACGTATCCTTTCAAGAGGACCAGCCATGTTATGTGGGGTATCCTTAGTTGTGCTCCTGGCTCTATTGGGTTTGGGGGGTCAGGGTTTGGGTGATCCCTTGGCGGGCCCCCATCCGGGCCTACCAGCGGACAAGGACTTGTTCTGGGGAGCGGACCAGTATGACTTTGCTGTCGTGCTGCGTGCCTCCGGACTGGAGTGCTTCTGGCACTTTGCACATCAAGGGGAGCGCTTCTACTTGACTTTTATGGTAAGACGTTATTCTAGTTTAGTAGTACAATAACAGGATATATTTTTATTGTGCAACATATTTATCTTGTAAAGTTAAGCCTACTAATTACTGCCTGGCTTGGCCTGAACGTTTTATTAAAAGGCTTAAAATGTAGAATATTCAGATAAAAAGTAAATCTGTTCAGGGCTTACTCCGTTGTCATTTACTGAAGCGGTCTACAAAGCCCCCAACATATGGTTCGCAGCACATGGTCGTCCGATATGACAGTGAACGAGATCCATCTGTCTGCGTTTAGGTCCAGTGGGTCACTGGTGTTGGCAACGACAGACACTTATCCGTCACTGTCAACTCTCCTAAAGGCTTGCTGTTGTCCAAAATTGACGAAGCTACGGGTCAAATCAACTTTGTTGCCGAGGAGACCGGTACATTGTTCCTCCTTTtgaacgtgcacacacacacgaggcGCATGACAAAAAATGTAGTACACCATTTGAAATGTGGTGGAAGTATGTaacttatttttattttgaattcTAGGTTTCTATCAAATGTGCTTCAGCAACTTCCACAACCGATTTGGCAGCATGCAGGTCTTCCTCAACTTTGGGGTGTACTACGACGGTTCTGATCACCAACAGAaacagaaggaggagaagaagaaagtcCAAAAAGACCTGAACAACACTCTGTCCACCATAGAGGTAATGCTCTATTTGGGGTTTGACTGCATGTACGATCCAATATGTTACGATAACTTTTgtccatttacatggaaatgaaTGAGGTCAGTGTACACATGCAATAAAATCTTATTGTCCGATATCACGTATCATATATTGCGAGGTTTAAAGAAGAGCATGGGGAGCTCTGCCTAACATGCAGGTTCTTAAAGTGATGCTCCAGAACTTTGtaataatttcagccagtagttttgaaagtggtgctcacgagccaaaacAGGTCCCCGTTTTttgtgtactacatcatccaatatgtacaatatgttacaaatgctGTGCTTAAAAGTTTGGGTTAAGTGGCAAAATCAGGGTCAGCAACAACTTGCAAGTTTACACATTGTATTTTCTCCTTCTCCACCAACCTCAGACTTGTCGCTTTTAAGCCTGATCAAAGGACAAGGAACACACAGGAGAACGCCATGAACTAtacaaacaaaaacaggttttagtgcaggtgtaaccgatgtgaaatggctagttagttagcggtggtgcgcgctaatagcgtttcaatcggtgacgtcacccgctctgagacttgaagtagggttgccccttgcgttgcaagggccgcggcttttgtggcgcgatgggtaacgatgcttcgtggggtgtcagttgttgatgtgtgcaagggtccctggttcgagcccgggttggggcgaagagagggacggaacctacactgttacattgatgctgttgacccggatcgttggttgctgcggaaaaggaggaggtcaaagggggggtgagtgtaaccgatgtgaaatggctagttagttagcggtggtgcgcgctaatagcagttcaatcagtgacgtcactcgctctgagacttgaagtagggtttccccttgcgttgcaagggccgcggcttttgtggcgcgatgggtaacgatgcttcgtggggtgtcagttgttgatgtgtgcaagggtccctggttcgagcccgggttggggcgaagagagggacggaacctacactgttacacaggtTCGAGAGAAGCACTACCTGAACATTAATTCAACTTCAAATCAAGATCAATCAAATATATTCTCCCAACTTAGACAGCAACACCTCAAACAAAAAAGACGGTATTTAAAGAAACAGCCAATGAAATTACAGGATCAATCAAGAAGGCAGACGCATGCGTGATAAACAATGGAGGCTAATTGTCACACCTGTGACAAACTTGCCCACAAAAATGTTACGTTTCCACACATTGTTTTTGTAAATATAAATTTAGGGCAATTAAGTACAAAACAATTGGCTGAAGTTCTTACTCAAAATCACATTTAAATCAGTCAGTTTTTTTCAAATGTCCCCTTTTTAAATTCGTTATGGTTCAGTCAGTAACAGGCTCATTCTTCACTCTCTGCCCCTTATGTGATTGGAAGCGCTGCAACACCCCTCCGTGTGTTGTCTGAGACCTTGGGTGCATGGCTTTAGCTCCACTTGCTCACTTTTCCTTGGCCCAGCCTCCAGGCCACTCCTCTTACAGACCCGACTCCAGAACACGGTGCTGCGTTCAGTACGTTTTTACGTTACGGGGCTGTACTGAATAACCGGTTGAAATTGCGTTTAGTATACCTGTATAATCATATTGTTGACCTATTATGTGGTCTGAACGTATTGAAGAGGTGTACCATCAGATTTGAATCATTTACACAGATTGACAATAATGTCTCAGAATTCAAAGATCAGCGCAATATAAGAAATACAGTAACGCTTAAAATTTCACAAACCTTAACATAAACAATTAATCCAATTTACCCCAGAGTTGAtatataaaccaaatactttaagtAATGACTGCTGCATTCAAAGAACCAACCTACAGCACTAGACCAAATTTGACTTGAGTCATCCATCTTGTGGTATTGAGAGAAACATGGTAATGCTTTCACTGATTGTACACAAAGGAAGATATTTCTTACATGATGGTGCTTGCTTTGTTATCCAACTGATCTTGTCTCCTTTGTCATCATTCCTGCTGTTGTTTGGGATGTCAGTTCTTGCAACTGGGGTGGGGGCAGTAATAAATAAGGTAATGGGTCAGGCCATAGGTTAGATTTAAATTATAAAGTCAATCTCAATGTGACATGGATTTAAAAGGAATAGTGCCAAGACTGGTGCAACAAAAATATGATGGAAGAAAACTCACCCATGTTTACACCAAACGGATGCGTTTTAACTTTAGTAGTACAGGTACGAAGAATCAAGTTAGCTACCTAGACAATCTTTATCATTGTCATCCTTTCTAGTTCAACTCTTTCAAACACTTGTATTATAACTGGTGGCAGTTTGGGGACCCCAAATTAAGCAGTAAAGATTCAATCTGTTTTTTTTGGTCTCTTACAAAGTATATTAGAGCAAAGTGGGTAGAACGTGTTCCCTTTGTAGATGTGTATGGAAATATGCATGGTCAAAAttgagttttttttaaattgaaaacCATGTCTCTTAATGAGGAGGTGCTTTGGGGCGGTAGTGTGTGGTGGCGCTTGGTACAAAGTCATCTTTCTCTCTGTAAAACTACCTGCAGAAGTCGACGAGTTTAGATATATAATTGTTGTCTGCAGCTCCGGTAGAGCAACATGCAGTAGACTGCCCAGGGGTTATACAGTACATGGCCAGCACAGTTCAATATTATGCCACTCATTGAGACCCAAACCCTGACGACTGCTGCTAAATGTGACACCCTGGCCGAGAGGGCTGTGACTAAACTCAGTTCAGTACCATAGATCCGCCTACACCACAAGGCAGGTAGTAGTTCACCACATTACTCAATTAATGTATTCGGCCTATCTCCAGCAATAATCATGTCAGTTGGTGTTAAATAATAATAACGTTTTAACAACACTACTCTCCAAACCACTTTTAGGAGACTTCCCATCGCGTGGAGGGCTACGTCTTCCACATGTTTCGACATTACAACTTTGGCCGCATGCGGAAAGGCGCCGACTactacctcctcctctccaactctaAATACATCACCTGGTGGTCTGCGGTCCAGAGTGTGGTCATCGTCATGGCGGGCTACCTGCAACTCTTCTTCCTCAAGAGGCTCTTCAACACCAAGCCCACTACAGAAGCACCAGAGAAACCTCGCTGCTGAGTCCATGGATGGTTTTAGTATTCAGTGCCCTCATGCGCCCTGGTTGGGATGAATTCCATTTTAATTCAGTCAACCAGTTACAACACCGGGAATTAAATCCGATCGCCCCTTTTCGGCTATGccccttttaaaggcaatgttcctgcatTTGTGGAGACcgcattcacggtaaatgctgcatatgttggctcaatcACTAATGACCTTTTGAATTTCAAGTGCGCTATTACGCGGATTTACCACTGATCGGATAAAAATCCCAGCCTTAAATTCCATTCCATTTGACTGAATTAAAATAGAATTGACTCCGACCCTGTTGTTAATGTAACTAATGGGACCCTGTTGTTAATGTCACTAATGGGATCTGCTCCTTATATATCTATGTTGGAATTTATTAAAGTCTCACACGTTTTGACAAATGTTGTCATTCCAGTGCATATATTTGGCgtggattttatttttttttgtttctgTGTTCTGACTCTGATGGTTAGCAGCACGTTACCGTTGAGCACCTTTTTTATTTTACACAATTAGGTCGTGTTCATTATGGGACAAGCTTAATTATTAACATTacgcaatggaaaatgaaaaaaagcatttctTATTTGGACTGGTCCAGGTAGTTCCTCCCTGTTTTATgcagttttcttctgtttggtgcctaatgaacacaactgtGGTTAATCATTCTCATGGGCGTGATACAGTATTGTATAGTCTACCACTCCCAAACAGTATGGGTTTTGTGAGTGTATGAATGCAGACCATGCAAGTTGAGGTGTGGTACTCTGTTCTCGTCATACTCCTTATGGGGCATGGGGGCGGCGGACAAAAGACAGAGCCCCGCTTAGGCCTGAAGGACCACAACCTGTTCCGAGGGTCCGATCGATATGACTTTGCCATCGTGGTGCCAGCCTCGGGGCTAGAGTGCTTTTGGCACTTTGCACACCAGAGTGGGAACTTCTACCTAACCTACATGGTAAGTGCATTTTACAGTTTtcttttatttaacatttatttaactaggcaagtcagttaagaacaaattctttttttacaataacggcctaccccagctaaacccggacggcgctgggccaattgtgcaccgccctatgggactcccaattatggccggttgtgatacagcctggaatcgaaccagggtctgttatGACTCCtttagcactaagatgcagtgccatagaccgctgcgccactcgggagcccaaagttACATACTGTCTTAACCCAACATCTAGCGACCTCATCAAGAGGTTGGGGGAACAGCTTGTGTTGGGTTGACAATTACAAGGTCCCAAGTTCAAACCCCTTTTCGGGACTACTCCCTGCCTTTGCTAAATGATCTGCGCAGTATTGTGCCAATAAAATGTGCTACAATAATATTGTTTGAAGATGGCTTGTTCCTATACTCTTCATCAACTAAAAGTTATCATATAATAATACCCCAGTAACTTTATGGAACATGGCTTGTATTGCATGACCTTGGACTTATCAGCTAGCTAGACATTTTACTCCTTATCTTCTTATCTTTGCTTAGCTTCAACGTAGAACTAAGATAACTGAATGGAAgactaaaaatacattttgtgaTTAAAatggtagctgtgtgtgtgtttaacagtagcTTTACCAAGATCAAGTAGTGCATAAATAACACATTTTATCAAGGGACATCAGGTAATTATGGCTGTGAAATGTtccatgtgtgtgtgcaggtccaGTGGGTGACAGGACTAGCCAGTGACAACCATCTTTACGTGACCGTCATTTCCCCAGAAGGGGCCCTCATGGCCTCAACAGACAACACCATTGGTGAAATCAACTTCCAAACTGAAGTGACCGGTAAAGTCACAGACATCTGTGATCTTTCATTTGTATTATGTTCATAAGTTAATTGTCATGTTGATGAGAATCAACCGTTTGCTATCTCTAGGTTTTTATCAGATGTGCTTGGGGAACTATAAGAACCACTTTGGTGGCGTCCGAGTCTTTCTCAACTTCGGCGTGTACTATGAGGGTGCTGAGGAGATGCAGCGAGAGACAAAGGAAGGAGAAAAAGTCCTCAACAACACTCTGTCCAACATTGAGGTACATGATGTCCCTGCACTAGAGGGTTCTGGACTTTCCCAATTAATCTGAAGGATATTTCTGATGAGTTTGTCTGCACAAAAATATTTACACTACTCGTGTGGTGTCTCCACTGTGCTTGTGTAAACATTCTGTTGTGCAGACAATTCCTGAAAAATATAATGCATCACAACCATTGTGTCCAATGCATTTTACATCAGTTGTACAACCGGAGCGAACACTGAGCCATTATGGCTTATAGTTGATCATGTCAATTTGAACAGATTAGAAAACATGTCATCAATTATGTCTAACCTTTTTCTAGGAGAGTACCAACAAGATACAAGGTCACATTTTACACATGTGGCGGCACTACAACTACGCTCGCATGAGGAGAGGTGCGGACCATTACATTCTCCTCTTCAACTACAACTATGTCACCTGGTGGTCTGCGGTCCAGAGTGTGGTCATCGTCATGGTGGGCTACCTGCAGCTCTTCTTCCTCAAGAGGCTTTTCCACACAGACACCCATAGACCCCGCTGTTGATGAATGATGGCTCGTAAAATGTCACTCACTGCTTGTGTTGCTTTGCGGATCGTGTTTGTTCaacgttaaagggatagttcgtcCAAATTACAAACTTAAATTGCCCAAGTTAGCATGTTTAACATTTCCTGCacaaatcccccccaaaataaaatgaGCTAGGATTTCAGACACTATGGGGTGATGAATAGCCATAATGTGTGCAAAGTCCATGTTCACAACCTCTTTTCAAGATGGAGGCAGGAGCAATTTACTATCCAAGACGCTTATTTAAAAACTGCACAGAAAAaatgtggttgtgtttatgaaggtcttaggtaacattagaatacagatttttttttttaagaacacaatagcattttTATTAGTTTGTTACTGTAGGCAATGGTTAAGCCACCCTGATAGGTATACTGTGATTTGAGGCTTGATCTACTTACAGTTTTCTAAAGCTACCCAGCTTCAGTCAGCTGGCAATTCCATCTCAGGCTTCATCCTTACTAAGACGGGGGATATTGCTTGTCCGCCTGCCGCTAACTCTAGTAGGCTTGAAACGGCGTGTGAGTGTCTCACGGGGATAAGTCGACGAACTGTTCATATTGAGACAATGCTTAAACATCAATAAATGCGGGGtgccacattttcatttgtgCCAAAATCAAAAATCGAAGAAAAgttatcttgcaaattcagcagCCTGTGGTGTGAAATATGCTTGTTAAATTGGCATCTTTAGTTTATTAATTATCGTTAATGGCTTCTTTGGTGTGATATCTTGTACTGCTAgtgaagttgctagctagcaagttagcataaACTAGCGCTACTAGACTAGTCATTGTCTAAACACCCTCATAACCACAAGGAAAACcacaaggaaaatgtatggagtaaaaaatacatacttttcttcaggaatgtagtggagtaaaatttgtcaaacatataaatagtaaagtgcagataccccaagaaactacttaagtagtacttaaatACAAATTCTACCATTTCCCAAAATTTTACTAAAATTATATACGGACATGAAAACAAAGCAGCAGAATGCAGCACATGTCCATTAATTTAAAACATGTTGTATAGCCTATTCAGTGTCATGAGTTGGGTAGATCATATCAACTCTCAAGCTACTCCTGGATGGATATGGGGCTGAGGACAGCGTCTCCTTCACACTGCACATCTTGAGAGAAAGAAAAGTAAACTAATGGGAAAAGAATGATCATATAAAGCAGGTTTTTACATTACCAATGCTTTTGAATGTGCAAAACAAATTCCCTCAAGGGGCAAGTTCTTACGTCAAATTAAATTATGGATAGCACACATCACACAGTTGAGGAGCACAGGGTCAAGCTGCAGTGCCAACTTCCAGTGCAAGttgtgggttaagtgccttgcttaagggcacaatGGTAAGGGTTGTTAGGATATGAGCCCAGCAGCCCTCCACTTGCCAGATCAATTGTGTTGAAGAACCTTTTAATAAAGCTAAAATGTTGAGCCAGTGAATTTGAAAACTCAAGTCATACCTGAATCAATTAGCTGGAATTTAAGCTTGTGGTCCTGGGAGTGAGGCAGGAACTGGAAGCTAGAGCCCGTCAACACAGCATCAACCAGACACCTGAAGAACCAGGCACCATTGGAAAACATTACAGTTCACACAAGGAGAACAATGTGCAGTGCACACTTTCCAATTGGTCCATTAACCCCCTACAGTTTAAGTGGGTGATATTTACTAACCTAACATATGGAACTATTTTAAGATGCTGTAGCTTAACATGACCGTCTAGCTAACAtgtgtccgggaaaccagccTTTAGATTTAGAAGACTTAAAACAAACATTTAGATTTGAACATGCATATAGGCTACCTCCAGCTTCCTGCCGCATCCATGCAGCTCAGACTCAAAGATCAGCCTCTGGGCATCGGCATACTCCCCAGCTGCAGCACAGCCCCCCAGGTAGTCTGATTAATCAGGGTGTAATACAATATTAATTGTTATAGACAGCCTGCTACATTTAGCAAACTTtccttacaagccagaatgttgaatacaaATCACATTTAAACGTACAATAGCTATTGATGGTATTCTCTCATCAATAGCTATTGAACTAAGCTTGCCATGACAATGAAAATGGTATATTCTGAATCAGGGGAGGATGGAGAACAGTCAGCACTTGTGTGAATGTTTTTAGTCGGATTTCAAATCTTCTTGCCTGAGTCATAATATATACTATTGTCATGGCATGTTTGGTTCAATAGCTATTGACGAGAGAAAACTGAATATCCAATTTAAAATAAACTTTACCTCAGTGCCAATCCGAACCATATACCTACTGGCTCTCTAAAGGTTGGGTAAACAATACTTTTCTGAGGATATTTTGTCTCAAGCAGCTATTGACAAACTGCACAGGCAACCGGTAGAGTACGTTTAAATGtacattctggcttgtaaggaACATTTACACAATTTTGAAGGTATTTGTTTCAGcctgtatatacactactatattttccaaaagtatgtggacacctgctcaaatatctcattccaaaatcatgggctttaTTACGAGGTTGGTCCCCCCCAtacgctgctataacagcctctattcttctgggaaggctttccactagatgttggaacattgctgttgggacttgcttccattcagccacaagagcattagtaaggtttgacagtgatgttgggcgattaggcctggctcacagtcggcgttccaattcatcccaaaggtgttcgatggggttgaggacaGGGCTCTGTGCCGGCCAGCCAATTTCTGCCACACCGATCTCgaaaaactattt
Proteins encoded:
- the LOC106561071 gene encoding transmembrane emp24 domain-containing protein 6, producing the protein MLCGVSLVVLLALLGLGGQGLGDPLAGPHPGLPADKDLFWGADQYDFAVVLRASGLECFWHFAHQGERFYLTFMVQWVTGVGNDRHLSVTVNSPKGLLLSKIDEATGQINFVAEETGFYQMCFSNFHNRFGSMQVFLNFGVYYDGSDHQQKQKEEKKKVQKDLNNTLSTIEETSHRVEGYVFHMFRHYNFGRMRKGADYYLLLSNSKYITWWSAVQSVVIVMAGYLQLFFLKRLFNTKPTTEAPEKPRC
- the LOC106561072 gene encoding transmembrane emp24 domain-containing protein 6 isoform X2, with the protein product MQTMQVEVWYSVLVILLMGHGGGGQKTEPRLGLKDHNLFRGSDRYDFAIVVPASGLECFWHFAHQSGNFYLTYMVQWVTGLASDNHLYVTVISPEGALMASTDNTIGFYQMCLGNYKNHFGGVRVFLNFGVYYEGAEEMQRETKEGEKVLNNTLSNIEESTNKIQGHILHMWRHYNYARMRRGADHYILLFNYNYVTWWSAVQSVVIVMVGYLQLFFLKRLFHTDTHRPRC
- the LOC106561072 gene encoding transmembrane emp24 domain-containing protein 6 isoform X1 produces the protein MQTMQVEVWYSVLVILLMGHGGGGQKTEPRLGLKDHNLFRGSDRYDFAIVVPASGLECFWHFAHQSGNFYLTYMVQWVTGLASDNHLYVTVISPEGALMASTDNTIGEINFQTEVTGFYQMCLGNYKNHFGGVRVFLNFGVYYEGAEEMQRETKEGEKVLNNTLSNIEESTNKIQGHILHMWRHYNYARMRRGADHYILLFNYNYVTWWSAVQSVVIVMVGYLQLFFLKRLFHTDTHRPRC